Proteins encoded in a region of the Gigantopelta aegis isolate Gae_Host chromosome 13, Gae_host_genome, whole genome shotgun sequence genome:
- the LOC121387621 gene encoding acyl-CoA 6-desaturase-like produces MKEAFQNGVKKYNVYTWDEVKLHNKPDDKWLVIDGKVYDITSWAKKHPGGAKVISHYAGEDATDAWVAFHNDKELVSKFLKTILIGELSDYKPTALQLEFRKLRKTVEDMGWLKTNPWFFVAHFVHLIVMMVIAGSIMRIYGTGWLPYIASAVVFATFQAQAGWTQHDYGHLSVFKTNRMNHVFHYITINILKGASSHWWNFRHNQHHAKPNTIRKDPDIAIGYLFLLGDYMPVSWAKRKKGVMPYNFQHQYFFLLGPPLLLPIYFHLENIYFVIKRKDWLDLGLTLLFFAGISLTYEPLLGHWGAFCFYMFARCLESHWFLWVTQMSHIPNNIDVDKNLEWFQLQLITSCNVDPSLFNDWFTGHLNFQIEHHLFPTMPRHNYYKVKPLVESMAKTYGVSYRSKNLYQAFVDIYRSLKKSGEIWYDVFYA; encoded by the exons atgaaagaGGCGTTTCAGAATGGAGTTAAaaagtacaatgtatatacttGGGATGAAGTTAAACTGCATAATAAACCAGATGACAAATGGTTAGTTATTGATGGCAAGGTGTACGATATTACATCATGGGCGAAAAAACATCCCGGCGGAGCAAAAGTTATTAGTCATTATGCCGGCGAAGATGCGACA gatgCCTGGGTTGCCTTCCATAATGACAAAGAGCTTGTCTCCAAATTTCTCAAGACGATACTCATTGGAGAGCTGTCCGACTACAAACCA acCGCCCTTCAGCTGGAATTCCGCAAGTTACGGAAGACTGTTGAGGACATGGGATGGCTGAAAACCAACCCATGGTTCTTTGTGGCTCACTTCGTCCATCTCATTGTAATGATGGTTATTGCCGGCAGTATTATGAGGATTTACGGTACGGGCTGGCTGCCCTACATTGCATCAGCAGTTGTGTTTGCAACATTCCag GCTCAGGCCGGATGGACTCAGCATGATTATGGACATCTGTCGGTgttcaaaacaaacagaatgAACCATGTGTTTCATTACATCACAATCAACATTCTCAAG GGTGCCTCCTCCCACTGGTGGAATTTCCGTCACAACCAACATCATGCCAAACCAAACACTATCCGAAAAGACCCCGATATTGCCATTGGTTACCTGTTTCTCTTAGGAGATTACATGCCAGTGTCCTGGGCAAAGAGGAAGAAGGGCGTTATGCCGTACAACTTTCAACACCAGTACTTCTTTCTGC TGGGGCCACCACTGTTGCTGCCTATCTACTTTCACCTTGAAAACATCTACTTTGTGatcaaaagaaaagattggctG GATCTGGGTTTGACGCTGCTGTTTTTTGCGGGTATTTCCTTGACCTACGAACCACTGCTTGGACACTGGGGAGCTTTCTGCTTCTACATGTTTGCCAG ATGTTTGGAGAGTCACTGGTTTCTATGGGTTACACAGATGAGTCATATTCCGAATAACATCGACGTGGACAAGAATCTTGAGTGGTTCCAACTTCAGCTCATAACGTCGTGCAATGTGGATCCCAGTCTATTTAACGACTGGTTCACAGGGCATCTCAACTTCCAGATTGAACACCA tttattccCGACTATGCCGCGACACAACTACTATAAAGTGAAACCACTGGTGGAATCCATGGCTAAGACCTATGGGGTATCATATCGAAGTAAAAACCTGTACCAAGCTTTTGTTGATATATACAG gtcGCTAAAGAAATCTGGAGAAATCTGGTATGACGTGTTCTATGCATGA